A genomic region of Elaeis guineensis isolate ETL-2024a chromosome 9, EG11, whole genome shotgun sequence contains the following coding sequences:
- the LOC140851723 gene encoding uncharacterized protein isoform X1 has protein sequence MPLCGGLDNNGRYGLGAGFHNLNGYDGHGWPCGGNAGAIYYPGASGGGNVGGIYGEGNVIIINNYSCGNLDSPVRRMSRPCFDEDEEEEEEEDGNDEDEDEEEEDDERSARESFRTLERVCMQLQTTTLKQTWK, from the exons ATG CCCCTCTGTGGTGGTCTTGATAACAATGGCAGATATGGCTTGGGTGCCGGTTTCCACAACCTTAACGGTTACGACGGACATGGTTGGCCTTGCGGCGGCAACGCTGGCGCCATCTACTACCCTGGCGCATCGGGCGGCGGCAACGTCGGCGGCATCTATGGCGAGGGCAACGTAATCATCATTAATAACTACAGCTGCGGCAATTTAGACAGCCCAGTTAGACGGATGAGCCGTCCTTGCTTCgatgaggatgaggaggaggaggaagaagaggatgggAATGATGAAGATGAGGACGAGGAGGAGGAAGATGATGA GAGAAGTGCAAGAGAGAGCTTCAGAACTCTTGAACGTGTATGCATGCAACTTCAAACAACAACACTCAAACAAACTTGGAAATGA
- the LOC140851723 gene encoding uncharacterized protein isoform X3, with protein sequence MPLCGGLDNNGRYGLGAGFHNLNGYDGHGWPCGGNAGAIYYPGASGGGNVGGIYGEGNVIIINNYSCGNLDSPVRRMSRPCFDEDEEEEEEEDGNDEDEDEEEEDDEIRLGQANVRSRLMYHI encoded by the exons ATG CCCCTCTGTGGTGGTCTTGATAACAATGGCAGATATGGCTTGGGTGCCGGTTTCCACAACCTTAACGGTTACGACGGACATGGTTGGCCTTGCGGCGGCAACGCTGGCGCCATCTACTACCCTGGCGCATCGGGCGGCGGCAACGTCGGCGGCATCTATGGCGAGGGCAACGTAATCATCATTAATAACTACAGCTGCGGCAATTTAGACAGCCCAGTTAGACGGATGAGCCGTCCTTGCTTCgatgaggatgaggaggaggaggaagaagaggatgggAATGATGAAGATGAGGACGAGGAGGAGGAAGATGATGA GATCCGGCTTGGCCAAGCAAATGTTAGGTCTCGTCTCATGTATCACATTTAG
- the LOC140851723 gene encoding uncharacterized protein isoform X2: MPLCGGLDNNGRYGLGAGFHNLNGYDGHGWPCGGNAGAIYYPGASGGGNVGGIYGEGNVIIINNYSCGNLDSPVRRMSRPCFDEDEEEEEEEDGNDEDEDEEEEDDDDLYRIRLGQANVRSRLMYHI, translated from the exons ATG CCCCTCTGTGGTGGTCTTGATAACAATGGCAGATATGGCTTGGGTGCCGGTTTCCACAACCTTAACGGTTACGACGGACATGGTTGGCCTTGCGGCGGCAACGCTGGCGCCATCTACTACCCTGGCGCATCGGGCGGCGGCAACGTCGGCGGCATCTATGGCGAGGGCAACGTAATCATCATTAATAACTACAGCTGCGGCAATTTAGACAGCCCAGTTAGACGGATGAGCCGTCCTTGCTTCgatgaggatgaggaggaggaggaagaagaggatgggAATGATGAAGATGAGGACGAGGAGGAGGAAGATGATGA TGATTTATATAGGATCCGGCTTGGCCAAGCAAATGTTAGGTCTCGTCTCATGTATCACATTTAG